A window from Calliopsis andreniformis isolate RMS-2024a chromosome 5, iyCalAndr_principal, whole genome shotgun sequence encodes these proteins:
- the Ca-ma2d gene encoding ca[2+] channel Muscle-specific alpha2/delta subunit isoform X3, whose product MRFRVNCVSAVLVVCFLCTGCFARDAPIVSRWAETLGAELWELAEKVSRPDELLSKYKAMNTRVEDKSGEELVSIISENVGRMLRRKMDAVTCIRILAEQHAESWENEEDGNFTYVSGKYSPVVKEKKPKLPENMKKNVNVYRKIKLTPDSHFYNIPVNTSFSSVHIPTNVYDMTPAVVEDIKKTEILDKVFRQNYESDPALSWQYFGSVTGMLRQYPAMQWRTDVTENNMVGEDEEKKPEESKVDEETENSANATDIEEAKNSKEEKDIEQDEEEEKPADIYDCRVRSWFIEAATCSKDMVILMDTSGSMTGMGKTIARSTVNAILDTLSNNDFMTVLSYTNETYDVVPCFKDMLIQATPENVETFKNAITTVKTEGLANLTEAFTRAFNLLRNYRETRGCSADTPCNQLIMLVTDGVPGNLTEIFRTWNWQDNNTHIPVRVFTYLLGKEVTKVREIQWMACLNRGYYTHVHTQEEVREQVLKYIPVVARPLVLQDAVHPVVWTHAYADITLHKDEDVRQDASMLNTTAWQEYRLLTSVSTPVFDRKGNTRNNQTRIANLLGIAGTDVPIDDIRKLTLPYKLGVNGYAFIVSNNGYVILHPDLRPVFKGKLKLNYNSIDLTEVEILDDGREPRNPGPEVLELRAALVDHQQGSMKGIPVKLHYDDNRRVTLERRDYFYAPLPGTPFGLAVAIPDYGTTWIKVGDEIRRNQNMNVNISEFFIGNNWRVHPGWVYCRYHYLEGHEFDSPEEELKHFLNLINKPSWRWAEQYEAYPLNNDTNDEPNCGRQTLSHDNYYCNKELMQLLVFDAKATNASFNNAFVLNDDRAQHLAKTYGIFLRFVATQSGLTRWHNLGTNKLPEEDDGIMFGDLHRRAVNEPWYKGAIFQNNQDPNSIFITVPWEAGSDAIVTVSIGVFPKDGGKTAPAAVVGFQMPMRHFYNRFIELTSLSSNWTVNCAHIWIDCYLLDQNGYVVISEAHNDTGQFMGTQEGAVMHSMRIGDAASTLVDPLMYVWKLLLWFLLRVTWFTTQFVNLPISFAKVHFDEDAPDPPPPPRHYKYYYSCDQKRTLYMMNYTIAGNGITDHPDYCSRPFHARRVPHTNLLLVVVDAMYPTCYKRLEITPVIISPLEYTNGSENAPCHKIPLNDLKRRRLEGCFTEHPLEHEIEQCGGASGLIVSVLLFSVIIARLLCTFI is encoded by the exons ATGAGATTTAGAGTCAATTGCGTCTCAGCTGTTCTTGTCGTGTGCTTCCTCTGCACCGGTTGCTTCGCCAGGGACGCGCCCAT AGTGTCACGATGGGCAGAGACCTTGGGAGCGGAATTGTGGGAGCTTGCAGAGAAGGTGTCGCGACCAGACGAACTATTAAGC AAATACAAAGCGATGAACACGCGGGTAGAGGACAAGTCCGGGGAAGAATTGGTGAGCATAATCAGCGAGAACGTCGGCAGGATGTTGAGGAGAAAGATGGATGCGGTGACCTGTATACGGATACTGGCTGAGCAACACGCAGAGAGCTGGGAAAACGAGGAGGACGGTAATTTCACCTACGTATCTGGAAAATACAGCCCTGTGGTCAAAGAGAAGAAACCGAAACTCCCGGAAAATATGAAGAAAAACGTTAATGTTTACAG GAAAATAAAGCTGACACCAGACTCTCATTTCTACAACATACCAGTGAATACAAGTTTCTCATCAGTTCACATACCAACGAATGTCTACGATATGACACCAGCGGTGGTGGAGGACATCAAGAAGACTGAGATCCTTGACAAAGTATTTCGTCAGAACTACGAGTCGGACCCAGCTCTATCTTGGCAGTATTTCGGTTCTGTCACCGGGATGTTGAGACAATATCCTGCCATGCAATGGAGGACAGATGTCACGGAGAATAATATGGTCGGAGAAGATGAAGAGAAGAAGCCAGAAGAAAGCAAGGTAGATGAGGAGACTGAAAATTCAGCTAATGCCACGGACAttgaagaagcaaaaaatagcAAAGAAGAAAAAGATATTGAGCAAGATGAGGAAGAAGAAAAACCGGCTGATATCTACGATTGCCGCGTACGCAGCTGGTTTATCGAGGCTGCGACTTGTAGCAAGGACATGGTGATCCTGATGGACACTAGCGGTAGCATGACAGGGATGGGGAAGACCATTG CTAGATCAACAGTGAATGCGATTTTGGATACCTTATCGAACAACGACTTCATGACGGTATTGAGTTATACGAACGAGACCTACGACGTCGTGCCATGCTTCAAAGACATGCTGATCCAAGCCACCCCAGAAAACGTAGAAACATTCAAGAACGCAATCACGACGGTGAAGACAGAAGGTCTAGCCAATTTGACTGAAGCGTTCACCAGGGCCTTCAACCTCCTCAGGAATTACCGAGAGACGCGTGGGTGTAGCGCAGACACGCCATGCAATCAGCTGATCATGCTCGTCACTGATGGCGTTCCCGGAAATTTGACGGAG ATTTTCAGGACATGGAATTGGCaggataataatactcacatacCTGTGCGGGTGTTCACATATCTCCTTGGGAAAGAGGTGACGAAGGTTCGTGAAATTCAATGGATGGCCTGTCTAAATCGCGGCTACTACACACATGTTCACACCCAAGAAGAAGTGCGAGAACAAGTGCTAAAATATATACCTGTCGTCGCGCGTCCTTTGGTTCTTCAAGATGCAGTGCATCCTGTCGTCTGGACCCACGCTTATGCTGACATCACA CTTCACAAGGATGAAGACGTCCGACAGGACGCATCAATGCTGAACACAACCGCCTGGCAGGAGTATAGGCTCCTCACTTCTGTCAGCACGCCTGTATTCGACCGTAAGGGGAATACTCGTAACAATCAGACAAGAATAGCGAATTTACTAGGCATAGCGGGCACGGATGTGCCAATTGACGACATCCGAAAACTCACGTTGCCGTATAAACTCGGCGTGAATGGGTACGCGTTCATCGTCTCGAACAATGGTTACGTCATACTTCACCCAGACCTAAGACCCGTCTTCAAAGGCAAACTCAAACTCAACTATAACAGCATTGACCTCACGGAGGTCGAAATTTTAGACGATGGTCGAGAACCAAG GAACCCTGGACCAGAGGTGTTGGAACTACGTGCGGCGCTGGTGGACCACCAACAGGGAAGTATGAAGGGCATCCCTGTGAAATTGCATTACGACGATAACCGTCGTGTGACGCTGGAGAGACGTGACTACTTCTACGCGCCACTCCCTGGAACACCATTCGGCCTCGCGGTCGCCATACCTGACTATGGCACAACTTGGATCAAG GTAGGAGATGAAATCCGCAGAAACCAAAACATGAATGTCAATATCTCCGAATTCTTCATTGGTAACAATTGGCGAGTGCATCCTGGTTGGGTCTACTGCCGCTACCATTACCTCGAGGGCCATGAATTCGATAGTCCAGAAGAAGAGCTGAAACACTTTTTAAATCTGATCAACAAACCGAGTTGGCGTTGGGCAGAACAGTACGAGGCCTATCCCTTGAATAACGATACAAATGATGAACCTAATTGTGGTCGACAAACATTATCCCACGACAATTATTACTGTAACAAAGAGCTGATGCAATTGTTGGTTTTCGATGCGAAAGCCACAAATGCCAGTTTCAACAACGCATTTGTATTAAATGATGATCGAGCGCAACATTTAGCTAAGACGTATGGAATCTTTTTGAGATTTGTTGCTACACAAAGCGGCCTAACCAGGTGGCACAACTTAGGCACGAACAAACTGCCTGAAGAAGATGATGGCATCATGTTTGGTGATCTTCATAGGAGGGCAGTGAACGAGCCCTGGTACAAGGGCGCCATTTTTCAGAATAATCAGGACCCTAACAGTATATTTATCACAG TACCTTGGGAAGCAGGGTCAGACGCGATAGTGACAGTCTCCATAGGAGTCTTCCCAAAAGATGGTGGAAAAACAGCCCCAGCTGCAGTGGTCGGCTTTCAAATGCCCATGAGACATTTTTACAACAGATTCATTGAATTAACGTCACTTTCGAGTAACTGGACTGTGAACTGCGCCCACATATGGATAGATTGCTACTTACTCGATCAGAACGGCTACGTGGTGATATCGGAAGCGCATAATGACACAGGCCAGTTCATGGGAACGCAGGAGGGTGCCGTGATGCACTCTATG CGTATCGGGGATGCGGCCAGCACTCTCGTGGACCCTCTGATGTACGTTTGGAAACTGTTGCTCTGGTTTCTGCTGCGTGTTACGTGGTTCACGACCCAGTTCGTGAACTTGCCAATTAGCTTCGCCAAAGTTCACTTCGACGAGGACGCCCCCGACCCTCCGCCACCACCTCGACATTACAAGTACTACTATTCCTGTGATCAGAAGAGGACTCTCTACATGATGAATTACACTATCGCTGGCAACGGTATTACGGACCATCCAGATTATTGTTCAAGGCCATTCCATGCTCGTAGG GTGCCACACACGAATCTTTTGTTAGTCGTCGTGGACGCGATGTATCCCACCTGTTATAAGAGATTAGAAATCACACCTGTAATTATATCGCCATTGGAATACACGAACGGATCGGAAAACGCACCATGTCACAAAATTCCGTTGAACGATCTGAAAAGGAGACGACTGGAGGGTTGTTTCACGGAGCATCCCCTGGAACACGAAATCGAacagtgtggtggagcatcagGACTGATCGTATCTGTGTTATTGTTCTCTGTTATTATAGCTAGACTTTTATGTACGTTTATATAA
- the Ca-ma2d gene encoding ca[2+] channel Muscle-specific alpha2/delta subunit isoform X2, which produces MRFRVNCVSAVLVVCFLCTGCFARDAPIVSRWAETLGAELWELAEKVSRPDELLSKYKAMNTRVEDKSGEELVSIISENVGRMLRRKMDAVTCIRILAEQHAESWENEEDGNFTYVSGKYSPVVKEKKPKLPENMKKNVNVYRKIKLTPDSHFYNIPVNTSFSSVHIPTNVYDMTPAVVEDIKKTEILDKVFRQNYESDPALSWQYFGSVTGMLRQYPAMQWRTDVTENNMVGEDEEKKPEESKVDEETENSANATDIEEAKNSKEEKDIEQDEEEEKPADIYDCRVRSWFIEAATCSKDMVILMDTSGSMTGMGKTIARSTVNAILDTLSNNDFMTVLSYTNETYDVVPCFKDMLIQATPENVETFKNAITTVKTEGLANLTEAFTRAFNLLRNYRETRGCSADTPCNQLIMLVTDGVPGNLTEIFRTWNWQDNNTHIPVRVFTYLLGKEVTKVREIQWMACLNRGYYTHVHTQEEVREQVLKYIPVVARPLVLQDAVHPVVWTHAYADITLHKDEDVRQDASMLNTTAWQEYRLLTSVSTPVFDRKGNTRNNQTRIANLLGIAGTDVPIDDIRKLTLPYKLGVNGYAFIVSNNGYVILHPDLRPVFKGKLKLNYNSIDLTEVEILDDGREPRNPGPEVLELRAALVDHQQGSMKGIPVKLHYDDNRRVTLERRDYFYAPLPGTPFGLAVAIPDYGTTWIKVGDEIRRNQNMNVNISEFFIGNNWRVHPGWVYCRYHYLEGHEFDSPEEELKHFLNLINKPSWRWAEQYEAYPLNNDTNDEPNCGRQTLSHDNYYCNKELMQLLVFDAKATNASFNNAFVLNDDRAQHLAKTYGIFLRFVATQSGLTRWHNLGTNKLPEEDDGIMFGDLHRRAVNEPWYKGAIFQNNQDPNSIFITVPWEAGSDAIVTVSIGVFPKDGGKTAPAAVVGFQMPMRHFYNRFIELTSLSSNWTVNCAHIWIDCYLLDQNGYVVISEAHNDTGQFMGTQEGAVMHSMVGQGLYNPVEIYDYQAWCEEVRIGDAASTLVDPLMYVWKLLLWFLLRVTWFTTQFVNLPISFAKVHFDEDAPDPPPPPRHYKYYYSCDQKRTLYMMNYTIAGNGITDHPDYCSRPFHARRVPHTNLLLVVVDAMYPTCYKRLEITPVIISPLEYTNGSENAPCHKIPLNDLKRRRLEGCFTEHPLEHEIEQCGGASGLIVSVLLFSVIIARLLCTFI; this is translated from the exons ATGAGATTTAGAGTCAATTGCGTCTCAGCTGTTCTTGTCGTGTGCTTCCTCTGCACCGGTTGCTTCGCCAGGGACGCGCCCAT AGTGTCACGATGGGCAGAGACCTTGGGAGCGGAATTGTGGGAGCTTGCAGAGAAGGTGTCGCGACCAGACGAACTATTAAGC AAATACAAAGCGATGAACACGCGGGTAGAGGACAAGTCCGGGGAAGAATTGGTGAGCATAATCAGCGAGAACGTCGGCAGGATGTTGAGGAGAAAGATGGATGCGGTGACCTGTATACGGATACTGGCTGAGCAACACGCAGAGAGCTGGGAAAACGAGGAGGACGGTAATTTCACCTACGTATCTGGAAAATACAGCCCTGTGGTCAAAGAGAAGAAACCGAAACTCCCGGAAAATATGAAGAAAAACGTTAATGTTTACAG GAAAATAAAGCTGACACCAGACTCTCATTTCTACAACATACCAGTGAATACAAGTTTCTCATCAGTTCACATACCAACGAATGTCTACGATATGACACCAGCGGTGGTGGAGGACATCAAGAAGACTGAGATCCTTGACAAAGTATTTCGTCAGAACTACGAGTCGGACCCAGCTCTATCTTGGCAGTATTTCGGTTCTGTCACCGGGATGTTGAGACAATATCCTGCCATGCAATGGAGGACAGATGTCACGGAGAATAATATGGTCGGAGAAGATGAAGAGAAGAAGCCAGAAGAAAGCAAGGTAGATGAGGAGACTGAAAATTCAGCTAATGCCACGGACAttgaagaagcaaaaaatagcAAAGAAGAAAAAGATATTGAGCAAGATGAGGAAGAAGAAAAACCGGCTGATATCTACGATTGCCGCGTACGCAGCTGGTTTATCGAGGCTGCGACTTGTAGCAAGGACATGGTGATCCTGATGGACACTAGCGGTAGCATGACAGGGATGGGGAAGACCATTG CTAGATCAACAGTGAATGCGATTTTGGATACCTTATCGAACAACGACTTCATGACGGTATTGAGTTATACGAACGAGACCTACGACGTCGTGCCATGCTTCAAAGACATGCTGATCCAAGCCACCCCAGAAAACGTAGAAACATTCAAGAACGCAATCACGACGGTGAAGACAGAAGGTCTAGCCAATTTGACTGAAGCGTTCACCAGGGCCTTCAACCTCCTCAGGAATTACCGAGAGACGCGTGGGTGTAGCGCAGACACGCCATGCAATCAGCTGATCATGCTCGTCACTGATGGCGTTCCCGGAAATTTGACGGAG ATTTTCAGGACATGGAATTGGCaggataataatactcacatacCTGTGCGGGTGTTCACATATCTCCTTGGGAAAGAGGTGACGAAGGTTCGTGAAATTCAATGGATGGCCTGTCTAAATCGCGGCTACTACACACATGTTCACACCCAAGAAGAAGTGCGAGAACAAGTGCTAAAATATATACCTGTCGTCGCGCGTCCTTTGGTTCTTCAAGATGCAGTGCATCCTGTCGTCTGGACCCACGCTTATGCTGACATCACA CTTCACAAGGATGAAGACGTCCGACAGGACGCATCAATGCTGAACACAACCGCCTGGCAGGAGTATAGGCTCCTCACTTCTGTCAGCACGCCTGTATTCGACCGTAAGGGGAATACTCGTAACAATCAGACAAGAATAGCGAATTTACTAGGCATAGCGGGCACGGATGTGCCAATTGACGACATCCGAAAACTCACGTTGCCGTATAAACTCGGCGTGAATGGGTACGCGTTCATCGTCTCGAACAATGGTTACGTCATACTTCACCCAGACCTAAGACCCGTCTTCAAAGGCAAACTCAAACTCAACTATAACAGCATTGACCTCACGGAGGTCGAAATTTTAGACGATGGTCGAGAACCAAG GAACCCTGGACCAGAGGTGTTGGAACTACGTGCGGCGCTGGTGGACCACCAACAGGGAAGTATGAAGGGCATCCCTGTGAAATTGCATTACGACGATAACCGTCGTGTGACGCTGGAGAGACGTGACTACTTCTACGCGCCACTCCCTGGAACACCATTCGGCCTCGCGGTCGCCATACCTGACTATGGCACAACTTGGATCAAG GTAGGAGATGAAATCCGCAGAAACCAAAACATGAATGTCAATATCTCCGAATTCTTCATTGGTAACAATTGGCGAGTGCATCCTGGTTGGGTCTACTGCCGCTACCATTACCTCGAGGGCCATGAATTCGATAGTCCAGAAGAAGAGCTGAAACACTTTTTAAATCTGATCAACAAACCGAGTTGGCGTTGGGCAGAACAGTACGAGGCCTATCCCTTGAATAACGATACAAATGATGAACCTAATTGTGGTCGACAAACATTATCCCACGACAATTATTACTGTAACAAAGAGCTGATGCAATTGTTGGTTTTCGATGCGAAAGCCACAAATGCCAGTTTCAACAACGCATTTGTATTAAATGATGATCGAGCGCAACATTTAGCTAAGACGTATGGAATCTTTTTGAGATTTGTTGCTACACAAAGCGGCCTAACCAGGTGGCACAACTTAGGCACGAACAAACTGCCTGAAGAAGATGATGGCATCATGTTTGGTGATCTTCATAGGAGGGCAGTGAACGAGCCCTGGTACAAGGGCGCCATTTTTCAGAATAATCAGGACCCTAACAGTATATTTATCACAG TACCTTGGGAAGCAGGGTCAGACGCGATAGTGACAGTCTCCATAGGAGTCTTCCCAAAAGATGGTGGAAAAACAGCCCCAGCTGCAGTGGTCGGCTTTCAAATGCCCATGAGACATTTTTACAACAGATTCATTGAATTAACGTCACTTTCGAGTAACTGGACTGTGAACTGCGCCCACATATGGATAGATTGCTACTTACTCGATCAGAACGGCTACGTGGTGATATCGGAAGCGCATAATGACACAGGCCAGTTCATGGGAACGCAGGAGGGTGCCGTGATGCACTCTATGGTGGGTCAAGGACTTTACAATCCAGTAGAGATTTATGATTATCAAGCTTGGTGCGAGGAAGTT CGTATCGGGGATGCGGCCAGCACTCTCGTGGACCCTCTGATGTACGTTTGGAAACTGTTGCTCTGGTTTCTGCTGCGTGTTACGTGGTTCACGACCCAGTTCGTGAACTTGCCAATTAGCTTCGCCAAAGTTCACTTCGACGAGGACGCCCCCGACCCTCCGCCACCACCTCGACATTACAAGTACTACTATTCCTGTGATCAGAAGAGGACTCTCTACATGATGAATTACACTATCGCTGGCAACGGTATTACGGACCATCCAGATTATTGTTCAAGGCCATTCCATGCTCGTAGG GTGCCACACACGAATCTTTTGTTAGTCGTCGTGGACGCGATGTATCCCACCTGTTATAAGAGATTAGAAATCACACCTGTAATTATATCGCCATTGGAATACACGAACGGATCGGAAAACGCACCATGTCACAAAATTCCGTTGAACGATCTGAAAAGGAGACGACTGGAGGGTTGTTTCACGGAGCATCCCCTGGAACACGAAATCGAacagtgtggtggagcatcagGACTGATCGTATCTGTGTTATTGTTCTCTGTTATTATAGCTAGACTTTTATGTACGTTTATATAA
- the Ca-ma2d gene encoding ca[2+] channel Muscle-specific alpha2/delta subunit isoform X4, with the protein MRFRVNCVSAVLVVCFLCTGCFARDAPIVSRWAETLGAELWELAEKVSRPDELLSKYKAMNTRVEDKSGEELVSIISENVGRMLRRKMDAVTCIRILAEQHAESWENEEDGNFTYVSGKYSPVVKEKKPKLPENMKKNVNVYRKIKLTPDSHFYNIPVNTSFSSVHIPTNVYDMTPAVVEDIKKTEILDKVFRQNYESDPALSWQYFGSVTGMLRQYPAMQWRTDVTENNMVGEDEEKKPEESKVDEETENSANATDIEEAKNSKEEKDIEQDEEEEKPADIYDCRVRSWFIEAATCSKDMVILMDTSGSMTGMGKTIARSTVNAILDTLSNNDFMTVLSYTNETYDVVPCFKDMLIQATPENVETFKNAITTVKTEGLANLTEAFTRAFNLLRNYRETRGCSADTPCNQLIMLVTDGVPGNLTEIFRTWNWQDNNTHIPVRVFTYLLGKEVTKVREIQWMACLNRGYYTHVHTQEEVREQVLKYIPVVARPLVLQDAVHPVVWTHAYADITLHKDEDVRQDASMLNTTAWQEYRLLTSVSTPVFDRKGNTRNNQTRIANLLGIAGTDVPIDDIRKLTLPYKLGVNGYAFIVSNNGYVILHPDLRPVFKGKLKLNYNSIDLTEVEILDDGREPRNPGPEVLELRAALVDHQQGSMKGIPVKLHYDDNRRVTLERRDYFYAPLPGTPFGLAVAIPDYGTTWIKVGDEIRRNQNMNVNISEFFIGNNWRVHPGWVYCRYHYLEGHEFDSPEEELKHFLNLINKPSWRWAEQYEAYPLNNDTNDEPNCGRQTLSHDNYYCNKELMQLLVFDAKATNASFNNAFVLNDDRAQHLAKTYGIFLRFVATQSGLTRWHNLGTNKLPEEDDGIMFGDLHRRAVNEPWYKGAIFQNNQDPNSIFITVPWEAGSDAIVTVSIGVFPKDGGKTAPAAVVGFQMPMRHFYNRFIELTSLSSNWTVNCAHIWIDCYLLDQNGYVVISEAHNDTGQFMGTQEGAVMHSMVGQGLYNPVEIYDYQAWCEEVVIKLCTGKTFGKQNRKL; encoded by the exons ATGAGATTTAGAGTCAATTGCGTCTCAGCTGTTCTTGTCGTGTGCTTCCTCTGCACCGGTTGCTTCGCCAGGGACGCGCCCAT AGTGTCACGATGGGCAGAGACCTTGGGAGCGGAATTGTGGGAGCTTGCAGAGAAGGTGTCGCGACCAGACGAACTATTAAGC AAATACAAAGCGATGAACACGCGGGTAGAGGACAAGTCCGGGGAAGAATTGGTGAGCATAATCAGCGAGAACGTCGGCAGGATGTTGAGGAGAAAGATGGATGCGGTGACCTGTATACGGATACTGGCTGAGCAACACGCAGAGAGCTGGGAAAACGAGGAGGACGGTAATTTCACCTACGTATCTGGAAAATACAGCCCTGTGGTCAAAGAGAAGAAACCGAAACTCCCGGAAAATATGAAGAAAAACGTTAATGTTTACAG GAAAATAAAGCTGACACCAGACTCTCATTTCTACAACATACCAGTGAATACAAGTTTCTCATCAGTTCACATACCAACGAATGTCTACGATATGACACCAGCGGTGGTGGAGGACATCAAGAAGACTGAGATCCTTGACAAAGTATTTCGTCAGAACTACGAGTCGGACCCAGCTCTATCTTGGCAGTATTTCGGTTCTGTCACCGGGATGTTGAGACAATATCCTGCCATGCAATGGAGGACAGATGTCACGGAGAATAATATGGTCGGAGAAGATGAAGAGAAGAAGCCAGAAGAAAGCAAGGTAGATGAGGAGACTGAAAATTCAGCTAATGCCACGGACAttgaagaagcaaaaaatagcAAAGAAGAAAAAGATATTGAGCAAGATGAGGAAGAAGAAAAACCGGCTGATATCTACGATTGCCGCGTACGCAGCTGGTTTATCGAGGCTGCGACTTGTAGCAAGGACATGGTGATCCTGATGGACACTAGCGGTAGCATGACAGGGATGGGGAAGACCATTG CTAGATCAACAGTGAATGCGATTTTGGATACCTTATCGAACAACGACTTCATGACGGTATTGAGTTATACGAACGAGACCTACGACGTCGTGCCATGCTTCAAAGACATGCTGATCCAAGCCACCCCAGAAAACGTAGAAACATTCAAGAACGCAATCACGACGGTGAAGACAGAAGGTCTAGCCAATTTGACTGAAGCGTTCACCAGGGCCTTCAACCTCCTCAGGAATTACCGAGAGACGCGTGGGTGTAGCGCAGACACGCCATGCAATCAGCTGATCATGCTCGTCACTGATGGCGTTCCCGGAAATTTGACGGAG ATTTTCAGGACATGGAATTGGCaggataataatactcacatacCTGTGCGGGTGTTCACATATCTCCTTGGGAAAGAGGTGACGAAGGTTCGTGAAATTCAATGGATGGCCTGTCTAAATCGCGGCTACTACACACATGTTCACACCCAAGAAGAAGTGCGAGAACAAGTGCTAAAATATATACCTGTCGTCGCGCGTCCTTTGGTTCTTCAAGATGCAGTGCATCCTGTCGTCTGGACCCACGCTTATGCTGACATCACA CTTCACAAGGATGAAGACGTCCGACAGGACGCATCAATGCTGAACACAACCGCCTGGCAGGAGTATAGGCTCCTCACTTCTGTCAGCACGCCTGTATTCGACCGTAAGGGGAATACTCGTAACAATCAGACAAGAATAGCGAATTTACTAGGCATAGCGGGCACGGATGTGCCAATTGACGACATCCGAAAACTCACGTTGCCGTATAAACTCGGCGTGAATGGGTACGCGTTCATCGTCTCGAACAATGGTTACGTCATACTTCACCCAGACCTAAGACCCGTCTTCAAAGGCAAACTCAAACTCAACTATAACAGCATTGACCTCACGGAGGTCGAAATTTTAGACGATGGTCGAGAACCAAG GAACCCTGGACCAGAGGTGTTGGAACTACGTGCGGCGCTGGTGGACCACCAACAGGGAAGTATGAAGGGCATCCCTGTGAAATTGCATTACGACGATAACCGTCGTGTGACGCTGGAGAGACGTGACTACTTCTACGCGCCACTCCCTGGAACACCATTCGGCCTCGCGGTCGCCATACCTGACTATGGCACAACTTGGATCAAG GTAGGAGATGAAATCCGCAGAAACCAAAACATGAATGTCAATATCTCCGAATTCTTCATTGGTAACAATTGGCGAGTGCATCCTGGTTGGGTCTACTGCCGCTACCATTACCTCGAGGGCCATGAATTCGATAGTCCAGAAGAAGAGCTGAAACACTTTTTAAATCTGATCAACAAACCGAGTTGGCGTTGGGCAGAACAGTACGAGGCCTATCCCTTGAATAACGATACAAATGATGAACCTAATTGTGGTCGACAAACATTATCCCACGACAATTATTACTGTAACAAAGAGCTGATGCAATTGTTGGTTTTCGATGCGAAAGCCACAAATGCCAGTTTCAACAACGCATTTGTATTAAATGATGATCGAGCGCAACATTTAGCTAAGACGTATGGAATCTTTTTGAGATTTGTTGCTACACAAAGCGGCCTAACCAGGTGGCACAACTTAGGCACGAACAAACTGCCTGAAGAAGATGATGGCATCATGTTTGGTGATCTTCATAGGAGGGCAGTGAACGAGCCCTGGTACAAGGGCGCCATTTTTCAGAATAATCAGGACCCTAACAGTATATTTATCACAG TACCTTGGGAAGCAGGGTCAGACGCGATAGTGACAGTCTCCATAGGAGTCTTCCCAAAAGATGGTGGAAAAACAGCCCCAGCTGCAGTGGTCGGCTTTCAAATGCCCATGAGACATTTTTACAACAGATTCATTGAATTAACGTCACTTTCGAGTAACTGGACTGTGAACTGCGCCCACATATGGATAGATTGCTACTTACTCGATCAGAACGGCTACGTGGTGATATCGGAAGCGCATAATGACACAGGCCAGTTCATGGGAACGCAGGAGGGTGCCGTGATGCACTCTATGGTGGGTCAAGGACTTTACAATCCAGTAGAGATTTATGATTATCAAGCTTGGTGCGAGGAAGTT GTTATCAAACTTTGTACGGGTAAAACGTTCGGCAAACAAAATCGGAAACTCTGA